The genomic interval CAGGCCGACATCATGGCCAGCGTTACCGCGCCGGCGCTCGCCTTCAACGATGCGGCCGCCGCTACCCAGCAGCTGGCCGTGCTGCGCGCGCGTCCGCAAATCCTGGCCGGCGCCGTTTACACGAATACCGGCGTGCGCTTCGCCACCTATGCCAAGGCCGGTACCGAGCAGACCCTTCCCGCGCGGCCGCAGACGAACAGCTACCGCATCGACCACGGCGAACTGGAAGTCTGGCGCGCCATCGTCGAGAACGGCGAAGCGGTCGGCACCCTCTACCTGCGCTCGCGCTATGGGCTGGTCGACCGCCTGCTCAACTACGGTGCCATCCTCGGCGGCGTGATGCTGGGCGCGCTGGTGGTGGCGGCGCTGGTGGCTTCGCGCCTGCAGGCGGCGATCACGCGCCCGCTCGAAGCCGTGACGAACGTCGCACGCCGGGTAATGCAGCGGCGCGATTTCACCCTGCGCGTACCGGGCAACAACAGCGGCGAGATCGGCGTGCTGGTCGATGCCTTCAATGACATGCTGGCCGAGATCGGCCGCCGCGCCGAGGCCCTGCAGACGGCCAACCGCACGCTCGAACGCGAGATGGACGTGCGCCAGAAGGCCGAGCAGGCGCTGATCGTGGCCGACCGGCGCAAGGACGAATTCCTCGCCACCCCGGCGCACGAGCTGCGCAATCCGCTGGCGCCGATTCGCACGGGCCTGGACATCCTGCGCATCCGCAGCGGCGACGCCCAGGCCACCCAGCGCGCCACCGACATCATGGAACGCCAGCTGCGCCAGATGGTGCGCCTGGTGGACGACCTGCTCGACGTCTCGCGCATCAATACCGGCAAGTTCGCCATCAAGATGGGCCGCGTGGAACTCAAGGCGGTCGTGAACGACGCGCTGGAAGTGGTGCGTTCCTACATCGAACTGCACGGCCACGAGCTGGCCATCGACCTGCCGGACCGGCCTGTGTTCCTGCACGGCGACGCCACGCGTCTGGCCCAGATCCTGTCGAACCTGCTCAACAACGCGGCCAAGTACACCAACCGCGGCGGACGCGTCAGCTTGTCCGCCCACGTCGAGGACAGGACCCTGGTACTGGACGTGGCGGACACCGGCATCGGCATCGCGCCGGACATGCTCGACTCGGTGTTCGAGATGTTCGTCCAGGTCGATTCGACCCTGGAGCGCACGAATGCCGGCCTGGGCGTGGGCCTGTCTCTGGCGCGCAAGCTCGTCGAGCTGCACGGCGGCAGCATCGCCGCCCACAGCGAGGGGCCTGGGCCGCGGCAGCCGCTTCACGGTGCGCCTGCCGATCGTGGTCGAGCCGGAACTGCCGGCCAAGCCGACCCCGGCGGCCTTCATCAGCACCGAGACCTACCGCATCCTGCTGGCCGACGACAACGTCGACTTCGTCAACAGCATCGGCGCACTGCTGACCGCCATGGGCCACAGCGTGGTGATCACCCATAACGGGCCCGACGCGCTGGCCGCCGCGGCGCGCTTCTGTCCGGACTATGCGTTCCTCGACATCGGCCTGCCGCAGATGTCGGGCTACGACCTGGCGCGCGGCATCCGCAAGCTGTCCTGCGGGGCCATGACCACCATGATCGCCGTCACTGGCTGGGGCCAGGAAAAGGACCGCCAGCTGGCCTTCGAGGCCGGTTTCGACCACCACATGGTCAAGCCGGTGCGCTTCGAGCAGATCGAGGAAATTCTCGGCAACCGCAGCATCATCAAGAAGCTGCGTACCTGAGCCTGCCCCGGCAGGCGCCGGGCGGCAGGGAAGGAATGAACGACGGGGATGCAGGGCACCCCCGTCGTTCCGCCAGCGGTCAACCCGGAGGGTCAGCCGCGCCTGGCTTTGCGGCGCCGTGCCAGCAGACCCAGCACGCCCAGGCCACCCAGCATCATGCCGTAGGCTTCGGGTTCGGGAACCGGTGCGAGCATCATGGCGCCGCCAAAGGAAGCGCCATCGTCCGACACCATATTTCCGTTCACCCGGATGGTGTAGTCGCCGGCAGCCAGGTTGCCCCCGGCCACGGTCCAGACATCGGTCGCCCCGGTACTCATCGAGGTACCCTGGCTGATCAGCGTGTCGTTGCCGTCGTACAGCCACAGGCCGGTGATGTCGAGCCCGACGTCGGCGGAGCGGCTGACCGAAGCGACGATCGCATCGAGGTTCATGCCGACGGTACCGTCGACGGTGAACGTGAAGCGGTCGGCGAAGGTGCTGCCGCTGTTGCCTTCCTCAAAGCTGTCGCCGAAATAAGCGCTCATGTCGACCAGGTCGAGCGCCTGGGGCGAGTTGCCGATGACTTGCGCGAGCACCGGCGCCGAGCCGAAGGACGCGCTCGCCAACACGATTGCAGCAATCAAAGATTTTTTCATATCAACCTCACGAAAGAATCCAGTCGCGTCATGCGGCTGGGTTGTAGCAATCGGGGGACTTCATGCTAGCAAACGCAGGGA from Massilia sp. Se16.2.3 carries:
- a CDS encoding ATP-binding protein, producing the protein MNARDSGTVRSKLIKMAVFTTLAALLSASIAMLLLDLRTFQRYWVDDLGTQADIMASVTAPALAFNDAAAATQQLAVLRARPQILAGAVYTNTGVRFATYAKAGTEQTLPARPQTNSYRIDHGELEVWRAIVENGEAVGTLYLRSRYGLVDRLLNYGAILGGVMLGALVVAALVASRLQAAITRPLEAVTNVARRVMQRRDFTLRVPGNNSGEIGVLVDAFNDMLAEIGRRAEALQTANRTLEREMDVRQKAEQALIVADRRKDEFLATPAHELRNPLAPIRTGLDILRIRSGDAQATQRATDIMERQLRQMVRLVDDLLDVSRINTGKFAIKMGRVELKAVVNDALEVVRSYIELHGHELAIDLPDRPVFLHGDATRLAQILSNLLNNAAKYTNRGGRVSLSAHVEDRTLVLDVADTGIGIAPDMLDSVFEMFVQVDSTLERTNAGLGVGLSLARKLVELHGGSIAAHSEGPGPRQPLHGAPADRGRAGTAGQADPGGLHQHRDLPHPAGRRQRRLRQQHRRTADRHGPQRGDHP
- a CDS encoding response regulator — its product is MGHSVVITHNGPDALAAAARFCPDYAFLDIGLPQMSGYDLARGIRKLSCGAMTTMIAVTGWGQEKDRQLAFEAGFDHHMVKPVRFEQIEEILGNRSIIKKLRT
- a CDS encoding FxDxF family PEP-CTERM protein: MKKSLIAAIVLASASFGSAPVLAQVIGNSPQALDLVDMSAYFGDSFEEGNSGSTFADRFTFTVDGTVGMNLDAIVASVSRSADVGLDITGLWLYDGNDTLISQGTSMSTGATDVWTVAGGNLAAGDYTIRVNGNMVSDDGASFGGAMMLAPVPEPEAYGMMLGGLGVLGLLARRRKARRG